The Bernardetia sp. ABR2-2B DNA window GAGTTGGTAGATAAAGATGGAAATCCTTTGTGAAGAAATAGTATTCTATCTAAAACTGTTTTGGAGAGTAAAATGCTATCATTATAATAGTTCCATAACATCAAATCTATTTCTCCGATTTCTTGAGATAAACCATATTGCTCCAACTGATTATAATTAAGAATAATCTTGTCTAAAAATTTTTCTAACTTTTGTGATAAGTTTTTACCTTCAAAATGTAACGTGATATTGATTGTAGGCAGTTCAGAATTTAATTTAGAGATATTTATTGCAAATTTTTTATCTTCTAAAAGAAAAATGAGTTTGTTTATAAAATTTACTGCGTTCTGTGTTAGATTATCAGTATTAATAGCAGATTTCTCAATAGAGTTATAAATTTGATTTGTAATCAAACCCATTTTCTTTTTGGTACTTGTTGAATTTAAGACTTCATTTGCAACAATAAATCCTAATGTATTAGGTTCTATGTAGAAATCTATACTAATAATTAACTTGAAATCATTCATATATTTTATTTTAAATGTTAGCAAATATAAAACTTTGTCAGTAGTTTTTGGTAATCCAAAATAACTCTGACAATAGTTTGCAATAGAACTATTGACAGCCTTCTGAAAGGACTGTAAAAGTTTTAATAATTAGCAATCAAACAACTAGCATTAATTTTGAGTAATTTAGAAACAGAATCATCTAAAACACAAAATCTATATGCGTTTTTTTTTACTTGTATTTTCTTTCTGCTTATTTTTTCAGACTTCTGTATTTTCTCAAAATGAAAATACGCTAAAAAAAGGATTACAAAACCTTCAATCCAAAAATTACCCAAAGGCGATTTCTATTTTTGATGGATTACTACAGCAAGAACCTCAAAATACGGCTTTGCTTTACAATCGTGCTTATGCTACGCTTTTACTTCACAACTCAAATAAAGTCGTCGAAACCAAAACCGAAGATTTACGTTTCAAAAACTTTCAATCTCAACACGATACACTAAAACACGCTTATAATTTGGCTTCTCAAGCCTTAGAAAATTATAGAGCGTTGTCAGAATCAGACAAAAACAAGCTCATTTCGGAAGGAATAGGCAATTTTAAAGATGTTTTTAATCTCAAAGAAGGCATCGCAACGGCAGCCTCAAATTTGATTGTAGATGCTTTTTATTATGTTCCTTTTCAGCGTTTGCCACTTACGCCTCCTTACAATCGCCCAGAAAATGCAGATACGACACAGGCTTTGCGTCATATTTTGGTCTTACAAGCAACTGATTTTTTGGAAACTTATAAAAAAACTCGTCCGTATGAAGGAATCAGAAATGCTCGTAGAAGTCTATTGAAAGAGTTTATTACCATTCCAGATTTACGTGCTAGAGGAACAGGAAATGGCTATTTGTATGAAAAATATTGTGATTGTATTTTGGAAGATTATACCGAAAACGAACTAAGAAATATTATTCCAGAGTTTTATGGTGCAGATTGGAATTTTCCTGAATATGGCTACAAAAACAAAGAAGAATACAAAAAATTAGAAGCCTTTGCTAAGACAAAAAATATGACCGTTTTACAGCTTTTTTGTAAACTGAATCTGCATTATAAAGGAGTAATTTATGAAGACGAAACTTGCATTAATTGTGATTTATATGAAAGTTTTATAAAAGAATTTGCACCTCATCAACTTGCCTTTGTAGCTGTTCAGAAGTTGGCTAGTCCGTTGATTGCAGATAAAAAATGGAGTGATGCAAGTGCAGTTTATCAGAAATTTAAGCCTTTATTTGTAAACAAGGATTTCGGCAAAAAAGATGATTTTGATAATATAATTGCTCTTTTGAATCAAAAAGAAGACAATCTAAACTTAAAAAATTTAGGGCAAGGTGTTAATACAGAGGGTTACGAAACTGCACCAGTTCCTTTTTTAGATGCGTATGGAAATGAAGGACTTTACTTTTGTAGAATGGATTTAGGAACAGGGCAAGATGTTTATTACTCAATGTTTGAAAACGGTAAATATTCAAAAGCTATCCGTTTGCCTAATGGTGTAAACACAAACACGCATGAAGTTCCTCAAAGTGTTAGTTTTGATGGAAATACACTTGTTTTATTTGGAAATTATGGAAGTCTGGATGCTTATAAAATTGAGTTACGACAACAAAATAACAAATTAGGAAACGGAGATTTATTTTTTGCAGAACGAAAGACAAAAAACGATAAAAATAATTCAAATTCTCCTACTTGGGGACGTATAAAAGCCTTTCCTTTTCCTGTCAATACGCCAAATTATGAAGCAGGTTTGAGCTTTTCGGTGGATGGAAATGCTGTTGTTTTTTCGTCGGATAGAGAGGGTGTAGTAGGAAATCATTTACCAAAAGCTCCCAAAGACCGTTTGTATTTTCATGGAAGAGAGGAGTTTAATATTGATATTTTTGTAAGCGAGAAAAATAGGGAAACTGGAGAATGGAACGAGCCGATAAATTTGGGAGAGGTTATCAATACGCCTTTTGCCGAAACACAGCCTTTTTTACATCCAGATATGAAAACGCTTTACTTTGTTTCGGACGGACATTATGGAATTGGAAGTGGAGATATTTTTATGTCAAAACGCTTAAATCCAAATTCTTGGACAGAATGGTCTGAACCTGTAAACTTAGGAAAAAGCATCAACACACCATTTTTGGATGGTTTTTATATGGGTAGTTCTGGAGAATTTGCTTTTATTGTTTTAAAGAACACTGATAAAAATACTGAAACAGAAAGTCAAAATCAGAACAATTCTTACAAGACCAATTATGACATTTATCGTTTTGAAGTGCCAGAGCGTTTTCGCCCAGAGCCAGTTTTACCACCTACAATTATTACAGGGCAACTTGTTGATAAGAATGGAAAAGGAATTCAGACACAAATTTTTGTAGAAGATTTAGCGACAGGAAAAATTATTTCGACGACGCAAAGTAACGCAAAAGATGGTTCTTTTCAAGTTCAGATTTCAAGTAATTTATTATCAAATAATCTTTCAAACTCTGCTTCTTCTAAAATTGGAATGTATGCAAAACAAGAAGGCTCGTTCTCTACTTCTCAAAATATTTCTATCAATCAGAATGGAAACGCAAATCAAGTAGAAAATGGTAGTAGTAATGAAACGAGTAAAACAGGAATGAAAGGCAATCCAACAATTATAAACACCAGTCAAAGCCTAGAAATTTATAAAATATCTGAACTCATAAATGAGCAAACAACAGTTAGGTTAAATAATCTATTTTTTGATATTGATAGTTATGCGCTGCAAGAAACTTCTCTACCCGAAATACAACGCCTTTTCGAAATTTTGAAAGAAAACCCAACATTGAAAGTAAAAATTGAAGGACACACAGACAACACAGGAAAAGCAGATTATAATTTAGGGCTTTCAAAAAACCGAGCAAAAACTGTCTCTGAACAACTCGTTTCTTTAGGAATTGATAAAAGTAGAGTAAGTTTTGAAGGTTTTGGTTCTCAAAAACCAATTGCTGATAATTTTAATGACAAGGGAAGAGCGAAAAATCGCAGAGTCGAATTTAGGTTATCTAAATAAAAAATAAAACTCACGAATTTATTCGTGGGGTCAAATTCAGTTACTTACAATATTTAGCTTTCAGTTCAGCGACTTCATTCCCATATTGATTAGCATACCCTAATTCTTTAGCTATCTTTAGATCAGCACAGGCTTTCTTTAGCTTATTTTTTTCTATCAGAATCAAAGCTCTGATTTTATAAGCATAAGAGTTAGTAGGAAATAGTTCAATAGAATAATTAACGTCTTCTAATGCCTCTTTTATGTCTCCTATTTTGAATTTGCTATAACTTCTATTACTATATCCTAATGGCTTGTTAGGAGCTAGTTTTATAGCTTTGTCAAAAAACTTAATAGATTCTTGATACTTGCCCATAACTTGATATTTGAATCCTATATTTACATAAGCTGGGACATAATTAGAATCAACTTTAATTACTTGATTCAGGTATTTTAGAGTTTCATTAGGTTTGTTTACCTCATCACAAACTGCTGCTAAATTATTTAACGCATCAAGATTGGTAGAATCTGTTTCAATAGCTTGAATAAAGTCATTATATGCGCCTTCGTAATCCATAATATAAACCTTCATTTCACCTCTATTTGATAAGAAAAAAGCTTTATTTTTTAGATTATAAGCTTTTTCTATACCTAAAGAATAATCTAAAATAGCTTTATCATACAATTTGAAAGCTTGGAAGAGTGATCCTCTCATACTGTAAAGGTTCATAGAATCAGGCATTTCACTAATAGCAAAACTTAGTATATCTAAAGCTTCTTTATATTCCTTTTTCTCAATTTTTTCGTTTGCTTTATCAATATAACTAGTAGCACTTTCTGATTGTGCAAAACTAAAAGTAGTACACAGAGAAACTAGTAAAGCTATTACTATTATTTTCATTTTGTAGTCTTAGAGTATGACATAAAATTTTACAACTGCTTAAATGATTTTGCAATATCAAGCATCTGTTTCTGAAAAAGAGCCTTTTGGTTTTTGGCAGTCCATTGAGCAATTTGATAATAATTATCTTTTCCTTTTATGATTGTAAAGCTATAATAAACAGCTATTTTGTCTGCTGTTTGTCCTTCGATAGTAAAATTTTTGGCAGCTAAACCATTGATTTCTAAATCTTCAATTTCGGTACGTGCGCTAATTTTTATCGTTTCTCCAATAGAATGATTGATAATATCTGTATAGCCTTTCAAGTTGGGAGGATAGACTTCTTCTGCATTATTTTCTACTATTTTTCTAGTAAACTCTTTCTTATCTTCTTCTATCACAATTACAAAAAACTCTTTATTGATATTTTGATATTGTAAAGAGGCATTTGGATTGAGTGAATCTGTGGTAGTCAGAAAGTTAGGCAGTTCTAAAGAATAATCATTTTTTATTTCTATAACTTGGTTCATAATTCAGTTTTTTGTTAGATTTTATGTACACAAAGTTAGTCATTTTATAGTTCTTTAAATGACTTTATAATTTTATCCATTTCGCCTTTATAAGATTCTTTTCTACCAGCAAGTGTCCATTGCAAAACTTGATAATAAGTATCTTTTCCGTCTATAAGTGTAAAATGATAATAAATTTCTGATTCTTCTAATGTTCCAGTCATACTAAATGTTTTGGCAGAAAGGCTTCCTATTTTGAAGTCTGTGGGATTTTTATCTATTGTTAGATTGAGGTTTTGCTCATAACTATCTGAAAATAATTTAGAAAAGCTTTCAAATTTATTAGAATTTGTTCCTGTTGTATCGGACATTTCAAGCATTTGATTGTAGTCCTCTTTACTGTCTTCTATGACTACTACATAAAATTCTTTTATCAAATTTTGATACTGAAGTGTGGCATCATCATTCAA harbors:
- a CDS encoding OmpA family protein; this translates as MRFFLLVFSFCLFFQTSVFSQNENTLKKGLQNLQSKNYPKAISIFDGLLQQEPQNTALLYNRAYATLLLHNSNKVVETKTEDLRFKNFQSQHDTLKHAYNLASQALENYRALSESDKNKLISEGIGNFKDVFNLKEGIATAASNLIVDAFYYVPFQRLPLTPPYNRPENADTTQALRHILVLQATDFLETYKKTRPYEGIRNARRSLLKEFITIPDLRARGTGNGYLYEKYCDCILEDYTENELRNIIPEFYGADWNFPEYGYKNKEEYKKLEAFAKTKNMTVLQLFCKLNLHYKGVIYEDETCINCDLYESFIKEFAPHQLAFVAVQKLASPLIADKKWSDASAVYQKFKPLFVNKDFGKKDDFDNIIALLNQKEDNLNLKNLGQGVNTEGYETAPVPFLDAYGNEGLYFCRMDLGTGQDVYYSMFENGKYSKAIRLPNGVNTNTHEVPQSVSFDGNTLVLFGNYGSLDAYKIELRQQNNKLGNGDLFFAERKTKNDKNNSNSPTWGRIKAFPFPVNTPNYEAGLSFSVDGNAVVFSSDREGVVGNHLPKAPKDRLYFHGREEFNIDIFVSEKNRETGEWNEPINLGEVINTPFAETQPFLHPDMKTLYFVSDGHYGIGSGDIFMSKRLNPNSWTEWSEPVNLGKSINTPFLDGFYMGSSGEFAFIVLKNTDKNTETESQNQNNSYKTNYDIYRFEVPERFRPEPVLPPTIITGQLVDKNGKGIQTQIFVEDLATGKIISTTQSNAKDGSFQVQISSNLLSNNLSNSASSKIGMYAKQEGSFSTSQNISINQNGNANQVENGSSNETSKTGMKGNPTIINTSQSLEIYKISELINEQTTVRLNNLFFDIDSYALQETSLPEIQRLFEILKENPTLKVKIEGHTDNTGKADYNLGLSKNRAKTVSEQLVSLGIDKSRVSFEGFGSQKPIADNFNDKGRAKNRRVEFRLSK
- a CDS encoding tetratricopeptide repeat protein, with translation MKIIVIALLVSLCTTFSFAQSESATSYIDKANEKIEKKEYKEALDILSFAISEMPDSMNLYSMRGSLFQAFKLYDKAILDYSLGIEKAYNLKNKAFFLSNRGEMKVYIMDYEGAYNDFIQAIETDSTNLDALNNLAAVCDEVNKPNETLKYLNQVIKVDSNYVPAYVNIGFKYQVMGKYQESIKFFDKAIKLAPNKPLGYSNRSYSKFKIGDIKEALEDVNYSIELFPTNSYAYKIRALILIEKNKLKKACADLKIAKELGYANQYGNEVAELKAKYCK